A stretch of the Ischnura elegans chromosome 5, ioIscEleg1.1, whole genome shotgun sequence genome encodes the following:
- the LOC124159244 gene encoding L-lactate dehydrogenase isoform X1 has translation MPKFPMRLTKLLKITKTSICARFLSSIMTSEEKLLKKVAEPAPQAGSKVTIVGVGQVGMACAFSILTQNIASEIALVDVMADKLKGEMMDLQHGLTFLKNIKVTAGTDYSVSAGSRLCIVTAGARQKEGESRLNLVQRNTDIFKGIIPNLVKHSPDTILLIVSNPVDVLTYVAWKLSGLPHNRVIGSGTNLDSSRFRFLLSERFGVAPSSCHGWIIGEHGDTSDNQVLADVKVEDLRGEPLVPIWSGVNVAGVRLREVNPKAGKEDDPEEWKKLHHQVVQSAYEVIKLKGYTSWAIGLSVATLAQAILRNSSGVFAVSTYVKGYNGIENDIFISVPSVLGSNGVSHVVNMNFTADETSQLQKSAGTLNDVQVKLKF, from the exons ATTCCTAAGCAGCATCATGACGTCAGAAGAAAAATTACTGAAGAAGGTAGCAGAGCCTGCACCTCAGGCTGGAAGCAAAGTCACCATTGTGGGTGTTGGACAAGTTGGAATGGCATGTGCCTTCAGCATCCTAACTCAG AATATTGCCAGTGAAATTGCACTGGTGGATGTGATGGCAGACAAACTTAAAGGTGAAATGATGGATCTTCAGCATGGTCTGACCTTCTTGAAGAACATCAAGGTCACAGCTGGAACAG ACTACAGTGTGTCAGCTGGATCAAGGTTATGCATCGTGACAGCAGGTGCtcgccagaaggaaggggagtcTCGACTTAACTTGGTTCAAAGGAACACTGATATCTTCAAGGGAATAATCCCCAATCTCGTGAAGCACAGTCCAGATACCATTCTTCTTATCGTGAGTAACCCAG tggatGTGTTGACGTATGTGGCCTGGAAGCTGAGTGGCCTCCCTCACAATAGGGTCATTGGGTCTGGTACAAATTTGGACTCATCTCGATTCCGTTTTCTGCTGTCAGAGCGTTTCGGTGTTGCCCCATCCAGTTGCCATGGCTGGATCATTGGAGAGCATGGAGATACCAGTG ATAACCAGGTTTTGGCTGATGTGAAGGTGGAAGATCTGCGTGGGGAACCTCTTG TGCCCATCTGGTCAGGAGTGAATGTAGCCGGCGTTCGTCTGAGGGAGGTCAACCCCAAGGCTGGCAAGGAAGATGATCCTGAGGAATGGAAGAAACTTCACCATCAAGTTGTTCAAAG TGCATATGAAGTAATTAAGCTGAAGGGATACACATCCTGGGCTATTGGATTGAGTGTGGCTACTCTTGCGCAAGCCATTCTCCGTAACAGCAGTGGTGTTTTTGCTGTATCAACTTACGTAAAG GGATACAATGGTATTgaaaatgacatcttcatctcaGTTCCAAGTGTTTTGGGATCCAATGGAGTTTCACATGTTGTGAATATGAATTTCACTGCAGATGAAACATCTCAGTTGCAGAAGTCAGCTGGAACTTTGAACGATGTCCAAGTTAAACTGAAGTTTTAA
- the LOC124159244 gene encoding L-lactate dehydrogenase isoform X2 — protein MPKFPMRLTKLLKITKTSICARFLSSIMTSEEKLLKKVAEPAPQAGSKVTIVGVGQVGMACAFSILTQNIASEIALVDVMADKLKGEMMDLQHGLTFLKNIKVTAGTDYSVSAGSRLCIVTAGARQKEGESRLNLVQRNTDIFKGIIPNLVKHSPDTILLIVSNPVDVLTYVAWKLSGLPHNRVIGSGTNLDSSRFRFLLSERFGVAPSSCHGWIIGEHGDTSVPIWSGVNVAGVRLREVNPKAGKEDDPEEWKKLHHQVVQSAYEVIKLKGYTSWAIGLSVATLAQAILRNSSGVFAVSTYVKGYNGIENDIFISVPSVLGSNGVSHVVNMNFTADETSQLQKSAGTLNDVQVKLKF, from the exons ATTCCTAAGCAGCATCATGACGTCAGAAGAAAAATTACTGAAGAAGGTAGCAGAGCCTGCACCTCAGGCTGGAAGCAAAGTCACCATTGTGGGTGTTGGACAAGTTGGAATGGCATGTGCCTTCAGCATCCTAACTCAG AATATTGCCAGTGAAATTGCACTGGTGGATGTGATGGCAGACAAACTTAAAGGTGAAATGATGGATCTTCAGCATGGTCTGACCTTCTTGAAGAACATCAAGGTCACAGCTGGAACAG ACTACAGTGTGTCAGCTGGATCAAGGTTATGCATCGTGACAGCAGGTGCtcgccagaaggaaggggagtcTCGACTTAACTTGGTTCAAAGGAACACTGATATCTTCAAGGGAATAATCCCCAATCTCGTGAAGCACAGTCCAGATACCATTCTTCTTATCGTGAGTAACCCAG tggatGTGTTGACGTATGTGGCCTGGAAGCTGAGTGGCCTCCCTCACAATAGGGTCATTGGGTCTGGTACAAATTTGGACTCATCTCGATTCCGTTTTCTGCTGTCAGAGCGTTTCGGTGTTGCCCCATCCAGTTGCCATGGCTGGATCATTGGAGAGCATGGAGATACCAGTG TGCCCATCTGGTCAGGAGTGAATGTAGCCGGCGTTCGTCTGAGGGAGGTCAACCCCAAGGCTGGCAAGGAAGATGATCCTGAGGAATGGAAGAAACTTCACCATCAAGTTGTTCAAAG TGCATATGAAGTAATTAAGCTGAAGGGATACACATCCTGGGCTATTGGATTGAGTGTGGCTACTCTTGCGCAAGCCATTCTCCGTAACAGCAGTGGTGTTTTTGCTGTATCAACTTACGTAAAG GGATACAATGGTATTgaaaatgacatcttcatctcaGTTCCAAGTGTTTTGGGATCCAATGGAGTTTCACATGTTGTGAATATGAATTTCACTGCAGATGAAACATCTCAGTTGCAGAAGTCAGCTGGAACTTTGAACGATGTCCAAGTTAAACTGAAGTTTTAA
- the LOC124159244 gene encoding L-lactate dehydrogenase isoform X3 has translation MTSEEKLLKKVAEPAPQAGSKVTIVGVGQVGMACAFSILTQNIASEIALVDVMADKLKGEMMDLQHGLTFLKNIKVTAGTDYSVSAGSRLCIVTAGARQKEGESRLNLVQRNTDIFKGIIPNLVKHSPDTILLIVSNPVDVLTYVAWKLSGLPHNRVIGSGTNLDSSRFRFLLSERFGVAPSSCHGWIIGEHGDTSDNQVLADVKVEDLRGEPLVPIWSGVNVAGVRLREVNPKAGKEDDPEEWKKLHHQVVQSAYEVIKLKGYTSWAIGLSVATLAQAILRNSSGVFAVSTYVKGYNGIENDIFISVPSVLGSNGVSHVVNMNFTADETSQLQKSAGTLNDVQVKLKF, from the exons ATGACGTCAGAAGAAAAATTACTGAAGAAGGTAGCAGAGCCTGCACCTCAGGCTGGAAGCAAAGTCACCATTGTGGGTGTTGGACAAGTTGGAATGGCATGTGCCTTCAGCATCCTAACTCAG AATATTGCCAGTGAAATTGCACTGGTGGATGTGATGGCAGACAAACTTAAAGGTGAAATGATGGATCTTCAGCATGGTCTGACCTTCTTGAAGAACATCAAGGTCACAGCTGGAACAG ACTACAGTGTGTCAGCTGGATCAAGGTTATGCATCGTGACAGCAGGTGCtcgccagaaggaaggggagtcTCGACTTAACTTGGTTCAAAGGAACACTGATATCTTCAAGGGAATAATCCCCAATCTCGTGAAGCACAGTCCAGATACCATTCTTCTTATCGTGAGTAACCCAG tggatGTGTTGACGTATGTGGCCTGGAAGCTGAGTGGCCTCCCTCACAATAGGGTCATTGGGTCTGGTACAAATTTGGACTCATCTCGATTCCGTTTTCTGCTGTCAGAGCGTTTCGGTGTTGCCCCATCCAGTTGCCATGGCTGGATCATTGGAGAGCATGGAGATACCAGTG ATAACCAGGTTTTGGCTGATGTGAAGGTGGAAGATCTGCGTGGGGAACCTCTTG TGCCCATCTGGTCAGGAGTGAATGTAGCCGGCGTTCGTCTGAGGGAGGTCAACCCCAAGGCTGGCAAGGAAGATGATCCTGAGGAATGGAAGAAACTTCACCATCAAGTTGTTCAAAG TGCATATGAAGTAATTAAGCTGAAGGGATACACATCCTGGGCTATTGGATTGAGTGTGGCTACTCTTGCGCAAGCCATTCTCCGTAACAGCAGTGGTGTTTTTGCTGTATCAACTTACGTAAAG GGATACAATGGTATTgaaaatgacatcttcatctcaGTTCCAAGTGTTTTGGGATCCAATGGAGTTTCACATGTTGTGAATATGAATTTCACTGCAGATGAAACATCTCAGTTGCAGAAGTCAGCTGGAACTTTGAACGATGTCCAAGTTAAACTGAAGTTTTAA